A single Anatilimnocola floriformis DNA region contains:
- a CDS encoding DUF1559 domain-containing protein produces the protein MNQQVPVMRRHRNAFTLVELLVVIAIIGALVALLLPAVQAAREAARRIQCANNLKQTALALHNFHDSKGYIPYQEPGTTLFSPFTSVLPYLEQEGMARRYDPTKAPTDPANLPISSLPLKSYLCPSMRKPPGATSTAYSSYVASVGSSYNWDIFTTTPINGFFAVTEKIALRDVTDGLSNTLAVGEQGYQLKDYPTAGLTGGETSWPFGYPASSYGSAYNKLNHKQHVLNPIRTSGLGSFRSDHPVGCNFALADGSVRFLSENVNVDAVPEAVPPPLSGTNPYAAGPTFRALATRNGGEVAKYDW, from the coding sequence ATGAATCAGCAGGTACCCGTCATGCGGAGACATCGAAACGCATTCACCCTCGTCGAATTGCTGGTGGTGATCGCCATCATCGGGGCGTTGGTCGCGCTCCTGTTGCCCGCCGTGCAGGCTGCCCGCGAAGCTGCTCGTCGCATTCAATGCGCCAATAATCTCAAGCAGACTGCGCTAGCGCTTCACAATTTCCACGACTCGAAGGGCTATATACCCTACCAAGAACCGGGCACGACCCTGTTCAGCCCGTTCACTTCCGTGCTTCCTTATTTGGAACAAGAGGGCATGGCTCGGCGATATGATCCGACGAAAGCTCCGACAGATCCTGCGAACCTGCCCATCAGCTCGCTCCCACTGAAGTCTTATCTCTGCCCGTCCATGCGTAAGCCACCTGGCGCAACTTCTACTGCTTACAGCAGTTACGTGGCCAGCGTCGGCAGCAGCTACAACTGGGACATATTCACGACGACGCCGATTAATGGCTTCTTTGCGGTTACCGAGAAAATCGCCCTGCGAGACGTTACTGATGGCCTGTCCAACACGCTAGCTGTTGGCGAGCAAGGTTATCAGTTGAAGGACTATCCCACCGCAGGATTGACGGGGGGCGAAACGTCGTGGCCATTCGGCTATCCGGCGAGCAGTTATGGCTCGGCCTATAACAAGCTCAACCACAAGCAGCACGTCTTAAATCCGATCCGCACCAGCGGACTGGGTTCGTTCCGGAGCGACCATCCAGTGGGATGCAATTTCGCCCTGGCCGATGGATCGGTTCGCTTCCTTTCGGAAAACGTCAACGTCGACGCTGTTCCGGAAGCAGTCCCGCCACCGCTGAGCGGTACTAATCCCTATGCAGCCGGCCCCACCTTTAGGGCGCTGGCGACTCGTAACGGCGGGGAAGTAGCGAAATATGACTGGTAG
- a CDS encoding cadherin domain-containing protein has protein sequence MFVALPAWLRKISKNQKRKLKARSAEAKKRQARVELLENRTLMAVDLSISKVGENIHTIAPLEDVMTSAFFQGDNTVRGYAGEGNRPTLRVSNAASGPETVYISFDAASIAGLGSQIDRAILTVETVAGGFNLDSSPANPFKISAHSVNANPFTSIKDDTNLTAPINWLDFYNNNINSADPAAVTVTKDLGSLRLDVTNLVKNWASGTNTIFVIALTGKNDTSGHEFLQGIKNNSDTTTPIGSTYLTVTTPPTYIVTVNNAGPDTATGVSVSDIVPAHFGTPTNISNGGTVVNGNDLQWAGLTIPAGGSVNLTYQVSEAYPGSFMAPSVANGAWDRPTAANPNPNATFQGWEYFADAAGPNAPQTVPVPPNILPGLDGSFGGGMGVTWDPVNARGTANVFDSTAATSGAFLTSGGNIYSFSAPLSPRIVVPNNIDGVAGNNTNGYTTILLQVHSTGSALDPDSVRLNGTIAPTEYALTSRLETASPGFGSALGDTWAFEFRVAGNADVYTMDFTSLQSSFSLDRVAVDTIWNPTATTAAQAYSVGAPFKIVNYAQVTAANQVDVDSTPNNGTPGNVAEDDETTSVYRLGNSPPRITSNGGGSSASVSFNENSTNAITSVTAVDADATQYLSYSLSGDDAAKFNISPAGVLTFITPPNFEAPTDTNGDNIYQVFVSVRDNGVPVSPGAGGTLLPGLGDSQLFNITVANVNEAPTDIVLSSATVAENAGANATVGTFSSVDPETGNTFTYSLVTGTDDTGNAAFNISGNTLRATSSLNFATQNSYSVRVRSTDQGGLSFDKVFTIAVTEAGAVTTLFVSGVTSGPSHIAVRLSKPIDPAQINLFDSNNALGPRDVTIVGATTGAVAGSLVMDADNQGFKFIKTGGVLAADTYTVTLRSGAANGFVALVGGAQLDGNSDGTPGDNFSTTVTVAAPQAGTITVGVGDFVRGAGQAVNLPANSTNGIPITLSSGVNVAGASFTLVYDPALLTITGGTTPIPGASISVNTGVPGQVTVALSSATAFTSTAGALTIVNLTATVPNTAPLGSKAFLNLTNVNVSDVSTADLPSVGDDGVQIAAYRGDLNNSNSITTGDVTALLRAISGSLNTTGFPILNNVDPALAGDMNDNGALATGDGTGLLRFISGSSGGFPQIPALPTGLTPTTGADPRIYIPTGLSVLPGATLQVPVRINVTEPAGISLAGFDVNFTYDTTRFTLGSVSLAGSVIEGLGFSNSTNTGVPGQIRLVYAGESGPSLANGFDGLLATVTLNALAAAPIGTSALNITAAGASDNDTNDLTIAPAATAAANDANVDGSVTVSDGNLAPTAVSVTPNPATIAENTAIPANLLVGTISVTDDNLGTNNLTLAGTDATSFTIVGNQLFLNAGTSLNFEAKPSYTVTVRVDDPAVGGTPDATTTFTLNVTNVNEAPTGIALSSNTIAENAGANATVGNFTTTDPDTGNTFTYSLVPGTGSTGNGAFNISGNTLRATASLDFDTQSIYSIRVRSTDQGGASFEEVFTITVTDGPAIIDLSITKTGANVHTLAPLEDVMTSGFFQGTDLVRGYPGDLNRATFRVSTDNPFGQAGAETVYISFSPAQIAALGSTIDRAILTVTSIPGGQGADASPGNPFTISAHAVNADPFTSITDNTNPTGPINWLDFYNNNILAADPAALTVVKDFGQIHFDVTNLVKNWANGSNTQLVIALTGKNDTSGNAFLHGIRNNNNSAASLGSTFLTVNTPTTYNVTVSNAGPNTATGVSVSDVVPAYFGTPTAISNGGTVVNGNDVQWTGLVIPSGGSINLTYQVSAALAGGFIAPTTANGAWDRPTAANPNPNATYQGWEVFATTGGPNAPGATLPGPAFGGSTGDSWAPINPGGTANAFDTTAATDGAFVTGGGNIYSPTGVVTPRIVVPNNIDGVAGNNANGYTTILVQVKNGGTELNPDSIFLNGTVSPTEYALIARTGSGMGASDTWAFEFVVPGNADQYTIDFAARESSFSLDRVSVDTIWNPTATSAAQAFSVGAPFKLVNFAQVTAADQTDSDSTPNNGTPGNPVQDDEATSTFRFGNTPPRITSNGAGATGTATATENATAVTTVTIVDPQVPTQFVTYTLSGLDAAKFNITPDGVLTFITAPNFESPTDTNGDNVYEVTVTAQDSGVPSATGLTDSQSLLVTVVNANEAPTIAPQTFTVAENSANNTAVGTVVAADVDVGDTRTFAITDGNTGGAFAINSSTGAITVANGSLLNFEGTPTYTLTVSVTDAGNLSASNTITVNLTNVNEAPTIAPQTFSVAENSANTTAVGTVVAADVDAGDTRTFAITGGNTGGAFAINATTGAITVANSAALNFEGTPSFSLTVSVTDAGNLSTSNTITVNLTNVNEAPTIAPQTFSVAENSANNTAVGTVLANDVDAGDTRTFAITGGNTGGAFAINASTGAITVANSTALNFEAIPTFSLTVSVTDAGNLSASNTITINLTDVAEVVGITVTPTSGLITTEAGGTATFTIVLTSQPTANVTIALSSSDLTEGTVGPGSVTFTPANWNVAQTVTVTGADDALVDGPIVYTIVTGPATSTDPSYNGFNAADVTVTNNDNEAPIPGGITVTPSTGLSTTEAGGVAAFMIVLTKQPTADVTIPLSSSDTTEGTITVTNVTFTSANWNIPQLVIVTGVDDALVDGNVAYSIVTGAAVSTDASYTGVNPTDVSLTNYDNEVATPAAGITVTPTAGLTTTEAGGTATFTIVLNSQPTSNVTIPLSSNDTTEGTVSAASVTFTPANWNVPQTITITGVDDALVDGNIAYLIVTGAATSTDVNYSGLNAADVSVTNTDNDTAGNNTPPTISDIANQTTSEDTPLNGIAFTVGDAQTAAASLTVTATSSNTTLVPNANLTFGGSGANRTLNIAPASNQSGTATITVTVSDGTTTTSDTFVLTVNAVNDAPTLAAISNPAALPLNAGAQTVSLTGITAGGGETQGLTVTATSSNPALIANPTVTYTSPNATGTLNFTPVAGQSGTAVITVTVTDDGGTANGGVNTVTRTFTVTVSGSINTPGLVDIVPDPDNPGGRLLVINGTAKIDAITVTRVGDRTLVLVPLSGIIRYFDNSAFDRVLINGFAGSDRIVIDPLFTKPTTINGDAGDDIIIGGAGNDLIRGGEGLDYIAGRGGNDFIFGDSGNDYLYGDDGDDVILGGDNDDFIWGGFGNDVLNGGAGRDQLYGFSGEDLLIGGNLAQANNLSGLQAIQALWAANQPFATRITNLAGQINSTTVTSDNAVDTIYGNDGRDWIVDYALQDLIWDLNTNATNGDRRN, from the coding sequence ATGTTTGTCGCTCTACCCGCTTGGCTTCGCAAGATCAGCAAGAATCAAAAGCGGAAGCTGAAGGCTCGCAGCGCCGAAGCCAAGAAGCGCCAGGCTCGGGTGGAGTTGCTGGAAAATCGGACGCTGATGGCGGTCGATCTGTCGATCTCCAAGGTCGGCGAGAACATTCATACCATCGCGCCTCTCGAAGACGTGATGACTTCTGCGTTCTTCCAGGGCGACAACACGGTCCGAGGATACGCAGGTGAAGGCAACCGGCCCACGCTCCGCGTCTCGAATGCTGCTTCTGGACCAGAAACCGTCTACATCTCGTTTGACGCCGCCTCAATCGCCGGGCTGGGAAGTCAGATTGACCGAGCCATTCTGACTGTCGAAACGGTAGCCGGCGGCTTCAACTTGGACTCAAGCCCAGCGAATCCTTTCAAAATCTCGGCCCATAGCGTCAATGCCAACCCGTTCACGAGCATTAAAGACGATACGAACCTCACCGCGCCGATCAATTGGCTTGACTTCTACAACAACAACATCAATTCTGCTGACCCCGCCGCAGTCACAGTCACCAAAGACTTAGGTTCGCTCCGGTTGGATGTGACCAACCTGGTGAAAAATTGGGCAAGTGGTACGAACACCATCTTCGTCATCGCCCTGACTGGCAAGAACGATACTTCCGGTCATGAATTCCTCCAGGGAATCAAGAACAACAGCGATACGACGACGCCGATTGGCTCGACGTATCTCACGGTAACCACACCGCCGACGTATATCGTGACCGTCAACAATGCCGGGCCGGATACGGCTACTGGCGTGAGCGTATCGGACATTGTGCCCGCTCACTTTGGCACGCCGACCAACATCAGCAACGGCGGCACCGTTGTTAATGGCAACGACCTGCAATGGGCGGGGCTGACCATTCCTGCCGGCGGATCGGTCAACCTGACCTACCAAGTTTCAGAAGCCTATCCAGGCTCGTTCATGGCTCCTAGTGTCGCTAACGGCGCTTGGGATCGCCCGACTGCCGCCAATCCAAATCCCAACGCCACCTTCCAGGGTTGGGAGTACTTCGCTGACGCAGCGGGCCCGAATGCCCCGCAAACCGTTCCGGTTCCACCGAACATTCTGCCGGGTCTGGATGGCTCGTTTGGTGGCGGCATGGGCGTGACTTGGGATCCGGTCAATGCGCGCGGCACTGCCAACGTCTTCGACAGCACGGCTGCAACTAGCGGCGCGTTCCTAACCAGCGGCGGCAACATCTATTCGTTCTCCGCGCCCCTTTCGCCACGGATCGTTGTGCCGAACAACATCGACGGCGTTGCCGGCAACAACACCAACGGTTACACCACGATCTTGCTGCAAGTCCATTCGACGGGCAGCGCCCTCGACCCAGATAGCGTGCGCTTGAACGGCACGATTGCCCCGACTGAATACGCCCTCACTTCGCGTCTGGAAACTGCTTCTCCGGGCTTCGGCTCGGCGCTGGGTGACACGTGGGCCTTCGAGTTCCGGGTAGCCGGCAATGCCGACGTCTACACCATGGACTTCACTTCGCTCCAATCGTCCTTCAGCCTCGACCGCGTCGCCGTCGATACGATCTGGAATCCAACTGCCACCACCGCCGCGCAAGCCTACAGCGTGGGAGCTCCCTTCAAGATCGTCAACTATGCCCAAGTGACGGCCGCGAACCAAGTGGATGTCGATTCCACTCCCAACAACGGTACGCCGGGCAACGTGGCCGAGGACGACGAAACAACTTCCGTCTATCGGCTTGGCAATTCCCCACCGCGGATCACCAGCAATGGCGGTGGTAGCTCGGCCAGCGTTTCTTTCAATGAAAACAGCACGAATGCGATCACCAGCGTCACTGCCGTTGACGCCGATGCGACGCAGTATCTGAGCTATAGCCTTAGCGGTGACGATGCCGCCAAGTTCAACATTTCGCCTGCGGGTGTGCTGACGTTTATCACGCCGCCCAACTTCGAGGCCCCGACGGACACCAATGGAGACAACATCTACCAGGTGTTCGTCAGCGTCCGCGACAACGGTGTGCCGGTAAGCCCAGGTGCCGGCGGCACGCTACTGCCTGGCCTGGGCGACAGCCAATTGTTCAACATCACCGTCGCCAACGTGAATGAAGCGCCGACAGACATCGTGCTGTCGTCGGCGACGGTTGCCGAGAACGCCGGAGCCAATGCTACGGTCGGCACCTTCTCGTCGGTCGATCCCGAAACCGGCAACACGTTCACTTACTCGCTCGTGACCGGAACGGACGATACGGGCAACGCCGCCTTCAACATCAGCGGCAACACACTGCGAGCCACCTCGAGCCTCAACTTCGCTACGCAGAACAGCTATTCGGTCCGCGTCCGTAGCACCGACCAGGGCGGCTTGTCGTTCGACAAAGTGTTCACGATTGCCGTTACCGAAGCGGGAGCGGTCACCACGCTGTTCGTTTCTGGCGTGACCTCGGGCCCATCGCACATTGCGGTCCGACTCAGCAAGCCGATTGATCCGGCACAAATTAATCTCTTTGATTCGAACAATGCTCTCGGACCGCGTGACGTCACGATCGTCGGCGCTACCACCGGTGCAGTGGCCGGCTCGCTGGTGATGGATGCCGACAATCAAGGCTTCAAATTCATCAAGACGGGTGGTGTGCTCGCAGCCGACACTTACACGGTAACGCTCCGTAGCGGCGCAGCGAACGGTTTCGTAGCTCTCGTCGGCGGTGCCCAACTCGATGGCAATTCCGATGGCACGCCTGGCGATAACTTCTCGACAACCGTTACGGTAGCCGCGCCGCAAGCGGGCACCATCACGGTCGGCGTGGGCGATTTCGTCCGTGGCGCTGGCCAGGCGGTGAACCTGCCGGCAAACAGCACGAACGGCATTCCAATCACTTTGAGCTCGGGCGTCAACGTTGCTGGAGCAAGCTTCACGCTCGTCTACGATCCCGCGCTACTCACGATCACGGGCGGCACCACGCCGATTCCAGGTGCCTCGATCTCGGTCAACACCGGTGTCCCTGGACAGGTGACAGTGGCATTGAGCAGCGCCACCGCGTTTACCTCCACTGCGGGCGCCCTCACGATTGTGAACCTGACGGCAACAGTGCCGAACACGGCTCCGCTTGGCTCGAAGGCTTTTCTGAATCTGACGAACGTCAATGTTTCCGACGTCAGCACGGCTGACCTGCCGTCGGTCGGTGACGACGGCGTGCAGATTGCGGCCTACCGAGGTGATTTGAATAACAGCAACTCGATCACCACGGGCGATGTGACGGCTTTGTTGCGGGCAATCTCCGGATCGTTGAACACCACCGGCTTCCCCATCCTCAACAATGTTGATCCCGCACTCGCCGGCGATATGAACGACAACGGCGCTCTGGCCACGGGCGATGGAACGGGTCTGTTGCGGTTCATCTCGGGTAGTTCGGGCGGATTTCCGCAGATTCCTGCGTTGCCAACCGGGCTCACGCCGACAACTGGCGCCGATCCACGGATCTACATTCCGACCGGTCTTTCGGTGTTGCCCGGCGCGACGCTGCAAGTGCCTGTGCGGATCAACGTCACCGAACCGGCCGGAATTTCGCTGGCCGGCTTCGACGTCAATTTCACTTACGACACAACTCGATTCACCCTCGGCAGCGTGTCGCTCGCTGGTTCGGTCATCGAAGGGCTCGGGTTCTCGAACAGCACCAACACCGGAGTTCCCGGCCAGATCCGGCTGGTGTATGCCGGCGAATCAGGCCCTAGCCTCGCCAATGGCTTTGATGGCCTGCTGGCAACCGTGACTTTGAATGCACTGGCTGCGGCGCCCATTGGTACTTCGGCGCTCAACATTACCGCGGCGGGTGCAAGCGACAACGACACGAACGATTTGACCATCGCTCCCGCAGCGACTGCCGCCGCAAACGACGCCAATGTCGATGGTTCGGTAACCGTCTCGGACGGCAACTTGGCTCCGACGGCGGTCAGCGTTACGCCCAACCCGGCAACCATTGCCGAGAACACGGCGATTCCAGCAAACCTCTTGGTGGGCACGATCAGCGTCACCGACGACAACCTCGGAACGAACAACCTGACGCTCGCGGGCACCGATGCCACTTCCTTTACGATTGTTGGCAATCAGCTATTCCTCAATGCGGGCACTTCGCTCAACTTCGAGGCCAAGCCGTCCTACACCGTGACGGTGCGCGTCGATGACCCGGCAGTCGGCGGCACGCCGGACGCGACGACGACGTTCACGCTGAACGTCACCAACGTGAATGAAGCTCCGACGGGCATCGCGCTGTCGTCGAATACGATCGCCGAGAACGCAGGCGCGAACGCCACGGTCGGCAACTTCACGACGACCGATCCGGATACCGGGAACACGTTTACCTATTCGCTCGTACCCGGCACGGGCAGTACGGGCAACGGCGCGTTCAACATCAGCGGCAACACGCTGCGGGCCACAGCCAGCTTGGACTTCGATACGCAAAGCATTTATTCGATCCGAGTTCGCAGCACCGACCAGGGTGGAGCGTCGTTCGAAGAGGTGTTCACGATCACTGTCACCGATGGCCCCGCCATCATTGACCTGTCGATCACCAAGACGGGCGCCAATGTGCATACCCTGGCTCCGCTCGAAGACGTGATGACTTCGGGCTTCTTCCAAGGTACCGACCTTGTTCGCGGCTACCCAGGCGACCTCAACCGGGCGACGTTCCGCGTGTCGACGGATAATCCATTCGGACAAGCAGGCGCTGAGACGGTTTATATCTCGTTTAGCCCTGCCCAGATCGCGGCCCTCGGCAGCACGATTGACCGCGCGATTCTGACGGTCACGAGCATTCCGGGCGGCCAAGGCGCGGATGCCAGCCCAGGTAACCCCTTCACGATTTCGGCCCATGCCGTGAACGCCGATCCGTTCACGAGCATCACCGACAATACGAACCCCACCGGGCCAATCAATTGGCTCGACTTCTACAACAACAACATCCTCGCAGCCGACCCGGCCGCGCTGACCGTTGTCAAAGACTTCGGCCAGATCCATTTCGACGTAACGAACCTGGTGAAGAACTGGGCGAACGGCTCGAACACCCAACTCGTGATTGCTCTGACCGGCAAGAACGACACCTCGGGTAACGCCTTCCTGCACGGCATTCGCAACAACAATAACAGCGCTGCTTCGCTGGGTTCCACGTTCCTGACGGTCAATACGCCGACGACCTACAACGTCACGGTGAGCAATGCCGGCCCGAACACCGCGACTGGCGTGAGCGTTTCCGACGTGGTGCCTGCCTACTTTGGCACGCCAACGGCGATCAGCAACGGCGGAACGGTGGTTAATGGCAACGATGTGCAGTGGACCGGCCTGGTTATTCCTTCCGGCGGTTCGATCAACTTGACCTATCAAGTTTCCGCCGCCCTCGCCGGTGGATTCATCGCCCCGACCACGGCCAACGGCGCGTGGGATCGTCCGACTGCGGCCAACCCGAATCCGAACGCCACTTACCAAGGCTGGGAAGTCTTCGCGACCACTGGCGGACCGAATGCACCGGGAGCTACTCTCCCCGGACCAGCGTTTGGTGGATCCACCGGCGATAGCTGGGCACCGATCAACCCAGGCGGCACGGCTAACGCGTTCGATACTACAGCAGCAACCGATGGCGCATTCGTCACCGGCGGCGGTAACATTTACTCGCCGACGGGAGTTGTTACTCCGCGCATCGTCGTGCCGAACAATATCGACGGCGTCGCTGGCAACAATGCCAACGGCTACACAACCATTCTGGTGCAAGTCAAGAACGGCGGTACCGAACTGAACCCGGACAGCATCTTCCTCAACGGCACCGTTTCGCCGACCGAATACGCGTTGATCGCTCGCACGGGCAGCGGCATGGGGGCCAGCGACACGTGGGCCTTCGAGTTTGTGGTGCCCGGCAATGCCGACCAATACACCATCGACTTCGCAGCTCGCGAATCGTCGTTCAGCTTGGATCGGGTTTCGGTCGACACGATCTGGAATCCAACCGCGACCAGCGCGGCCCAGGCCTTCAGCGTTGGCGCTCCCTTCAAGCTCGTTAACTTCGCGCAAGTGACCGCTGCGGATCAAACCGATAGCGATTCCACGCCCAACAATGGCACGCCGGGTAATCCGGTTCAGGACGATGAAGCGACTTCGACGTTTCGGTTCGGCAACACTCCGCCGCGAATCACCAGCAACGGAGCGGGCGCGACCGGCACTGCGACGGCAACTGAAAATGCAACGGCTGTGACGACCGTCACCATCGTCGACCCGCAAGTGCCGACGCAGTTTGTGACCTACACCTTGAGCGGTCTCGACGCCGCCAAGTTCAACATTACTCCCGATGGCGTCCTGACGTTCATCACGGCTCCCAACTTCGAAAGCCCAACGGACACCAACGGCGACAACGTCTATGAAGTGACCGTCACGGCCCAAGACAGTGGCGTGCCGAGCGCCACTGGTCTGACCGACAGCCAGTCGCTGCTCGTTACGGTGGTCAACGCCAACGAAGCTCCCACGATTGCTCCGCAGACCTTCACCGTTGCCGAAAACTCGGCCAACAACACTGCCGTGGGAACGGTGGTGGCTGCCGACGTGGATGTTGGCGATACTCGGACCTTTGCCATCACCGATGGCAACACCGGCGGTGCGTTTGCGATCAACTCCAGCACCGGCGCCATTACGGTGGCCAATGGTTCGTTGTTGAACTTCGAAGGAACTCCGACTTACACCCTGACGGTCAGCGTGACTGACGCGGGCAACTTGTCGGCCAGCAACACGATCACGGTCAATCTGACGAACGTCAACGAAGCTCCCACGATTGCTCCGCAGACCTTCTCCGTCGCTGAGAACTCGGCCAACACTACTGCTGTTGGTACGGTGGTCGCTGCCGATGTGGACGCGGGCGACACGCGGACGTTTGCCATCACAGGCGGCAACACGGGTGGTGCGTTTGCGATCAACGCGACGACCGGCGCCATCACGGTGGCTAATAGCGCCGCACTCAACTTCGAAGGGACTCCATCATTCAGCCTGACGGTCAGCGTGACCGACGCTGGTAACCTGTCGACCAGCAACACGATCACGGTCAATCTGACGAACGTCAACGAAGCTCCCACGATTGCTCCGCAGACCTTCTCCGTTGCCGAAAACTCTGCGAACAATACTGCCGTGGGAACGGTGCTCGCCAACGATGTCGACGCCGGTGATACCCGCACATTCGCCATCACGGGCGGCAACACGGGTGGCGCGTTTGCAATCAACGCCAGCACCGGCGCCATCACGGTGGCCAATAGCACGGCGCTCAACTTCGAAGCCATTCCGACCTTCAGCCTGACGGTCAGCGTGACCGACGCCGGCAACTTGTCGGCCAGCAACACGATCACCATCAATCTGACCGACGTTGCCGAAGTGGTGGGAATCACCGTCACTCCGACCAGCGGCCTGATCACGACCGAAGCCGGCGGAACCGCCACGTTTACGATCGTGCTCACCTCGCAGCCGACCGCGAACGTCACGATTGCTCTCAGCAGCAGCGATCTTACCGAAGGAACCGTCGGGCCAGGTAGCGTGACGTTCACTCCAGCCAACTGGAACGTGGCTCAAACGGTCACCGTTACCGGTGCCGATGACGCGCTTGTCGACGGTCCGATCGTCTATACGATCGTCACCGGCCCGGCCACCAGCACCGATCCGAGCTACAACGGCTTCAATGCCGCAGATGTGACGGTAACCAACAACGACAACGAGGCGCCGATTCCTGGCGGAATCACCGTGACCCCGTCGACGGGTTTGAGCACAACCGAAGCTGGCGGCGTGGCTGCCTTCATGATCGTGCTCACCAAGCAACCCACTGCCGATGTCACGATCCCGCTGTCGAGCAGTGACACGACTGAGGGAACTATCACCGTAACGAACGTGACCTTCACCTCGGCGAACTGGAACATTCCGCAGCTGGTGATCGTCACTGGCGTCGACGATGCCCTCGTCGACGGCAACGTGGCCTACTCGATCGTCACAGGCGCAGCCGTGAGCACCGATGCGAGCTACACCGGCGTCAACCCAACTGATGTCTCGCTGACAAACTACGATAACGAAGTCGCAACTCCAGCGGCGGGGATCACCGTGACCCCGACTGCCGGGCTCACCACGACCGAAGCCGGTGGCACGGCCACTTTCACGATCGTGCTCAACTCGCAGCCGACCTCGAATGTCACCATTCCGCTCAGCAGCAACGACACGACCGAAGGAACCGTTTCGGCGGCGAGTGTTACCTTCACTCCGGCCAACTGGAACGTACCGCAGACGATCACCATCACTGGTGTCGACGACGCGCTTGTCGATGGCAACATCGCCTACTTGATCGTGACCGGTGCGGCGACCAGCACCGATGTGAACTACAGCGGCCTGAACGCTGCCGATGTTTCGGTCACCAACACCGACAATGACACTGCCGGCAACAACACGCCGCCGACGATCTCCGACATCGCCAATCAGACGACTAGCGAAGACACGCCGCTGAACGGCATCGCCTTCACGGTCGGCGATGCGCAAACGGCTGCGGCCAGCCTCACCGTCACTGCGACGTCGAGCAATACGACGCTGGTTCCAAACGCGAATCTCACCTTCGGCGGCAGCGGAGCCAACCGTACGCTGAATATCGCACCGGCCAGCAATCAGTCAGGCACGGCGACGATCACGGTGACCGTCAGCGATGGCACGACGACCACGTCGGACACCTTCGTGCTGACCGTCAACGCGGTCAACGACGCACCGACGCTGGCAGCGATCAGCAATCCTGCTGCACTGCCGCTGAACGCCGGAGCTCAAACGGTCAGCCTCACGGGCATCACCGCCGGCGGCGGCGAGACCCAGGGTTTGACCGTTACCGCGACGTCGAGCAATCCGGCGCTCATCGCAAATCCAACGGTGACCTACACGTCGCCGAACGCAACTGGCACGCTGAACTTCACACCCGTCGCAGGTCAGTCAGGCACGGCGGTCATCACCGTGACCGTGACCGACGACGGCGGCACCGCCAACGGCGGCGTGAACACAGTGACTCGGACCTTCACGGTCACGGTCTCCGGCAGCATCAACACTCCCGGGCTCGTCGATATCGTTCCCGATCCGGATAATCCTGGCGGCCGCTTGCTGGTGATCAATGGCACGGCGAAGATCGACGCGATCACGGTGACTCGCGTCGGCGATCGCACGCTCGTGCTGGTTCCGCTCAGCGGCATTATTCGCTACTTCGACAACAGCGCTTTCGATCGCGTGCTGATCAATGGTTTTGCTGGCAGCGATCGGATCGTGATCGATCCGCTCTTCACCAAGCCGACAACCATCAACGGCGATGCGGGCGACGACATCATCATCGGTGGTGCTGGCAACGATTTGATTCGTGGTGGCGAAGGTCTCGATTACATCGCAGGCCGCGGCGGCAACGACTTCATCTTCGGCGACAGCGGCAACGACTACCTGTACGGGGATGATGGCGACGACGTGATTCTCGGTGGAGACAACGACGACTTCATCTGGGGCGGCTTCGGCAACGATGTGCTCAACGGTGGCGCCGGACGCGATCAGCTTTATGGCTTCAGCGGCGAAGATCTCCTGATCGGCGGCAACCTTGCTCAGGCCAATAACCTGTCGGGTCTGCAGGCGATTCAGGCACTCTGGGCTGCCAACCAGCCGTTTGCCACTCGCATCACCAACCTCGCGGGCCAGATCAACTCCACAACCGTGACCAGCGATAATGCCGTGGACACGATCTACGGCAACGACGGCCGCGACTGGATCGTCGACTACGCGTTGCAGGACCTGATCTGGGACCTGAACACCAACGCCACCAATGGCGACCGCCGAAACTAG